In the Kribbella sp. NBC_00482 genome, one interval contains:
- a CDS encoding carbohydrate ABC transporter permease, whose translation MTLTAPIQVDVPLESAGPVKAPRTKRGLVMTLVLAVIALFWISPLALLVVTAVRPLADFIGNGPLSWPDQLTWSNFKDAWGIGNFATTYKNSAILALIKVPLGVLVSAMLGFALAKLRMKFRRTVMFTVFLGLTIPIYITIVPVFIMMRSAGATDSIFGLIGPYLAFGIPFEVLVLQSFFRQLPDEIIEAARVDGAGDWRVFFTMILPLSVPALVTVAILDAVATWNEFLFALILLNSDAHKTIPVGLLNFQGQFANNNTGLAAGILIAVVPILIAYTLLQRWIVGGLTAGSLKG comes from the coding sequence ATGACCTTGACAGCTCCCATCCAGGTCGACGTTCCGCTCGAGTCCGCCGGGCCCGTGAAGGCGCCGAGGACCAAGCGTGGTCTGGTGATGACGCTGGTTCTCGCGGTGATAGCGCTCTTCTGGATCTCGCCGCTGGCTTTGCTGGTGGTCACCGCCGTCCGGCCGCTCGCCGACTTCATCGGGAACGGGCCGTTGTCCTGGCCCGATCAGCTGACCTGGTCGAACTTCAAGGACGCGTGGGGGATCGGCAACTTCGCCACGACGTACAAGAACAGCGCGATCCTGGCCCTGATCAAGGTGCCGCTCGGGGTGCTGGTGTCGGCGATGCTCGGGTTCGCGCTGGCCAAGCTGCGGATGAAGTTCCGCCGGACGGTGATGTTCACGGTGTTCCTCGGGCTGACCATCCCGATCTACATCACGATCGTCCCGGTCTTCATCATGATGCGCTCGGCCGGTGCGACCGACAGCATCTTCGGGCTGATCGGGCCGTACCTGGCGTTCGGCATCCCGTTCGAGGTGCTGGTGCTGCAGTCGTTCTTCCGGCAGCTCCCGGACGAGATCATCGAGGCCGCCCGGGTGGACGGCGCCGGCGACTGGCGGGTGTTCTTCACGATGATCCTGCCGCTCTCGGTCCCGGCGCTGGTGACTGTGGCGATCCTGGACGCGGTCGCGACCTGGAACGAGTTCCTGTTCGCGCTGATCCTGCTGAACTCGGACGCGCACAAGACCATCCCGGTCGGGTTGCTGAACTTCCAGGGCCAGTTCGCCAACAACAACACCGGCCTCGCGGCAGGCATTCTGATTGCCGTGGTGCCGATCCTCATTGCTTACACCTTGCTTCAGCGTTGGATCGTCGGCGGACTCACCGCCGGTTCTCTCAAGGGTTAG
- a CDS encoding ABC transporter substrate-binding protein, with translation MSNFTRRGFLGLTSAAALGAGLSACTGGGTSTGGGATQAASNNLRLFTYEGEALLALLKEQVKKFDAQNGTTTTVDSLPGSGAAVYPDKLRTELLGGKGPDVWRIWGGQIGSPFAKAKQALDLSPYYSKYGWDSKINTTAIGGMTFDGVKSGVPFVSLGIGAWYNKSLFAKAGVSAPPKTYAELEALNDKLVAVGVTPCGLGGKYGWDIMRLFEYLLEHTAGPELHDKLLTGAESWDRPEVVEAFTLFKKWQDKKWVPEGALGLDPADIEPGYVQGKVAYTITGPWTEAAAILAAKKSPSGFGTFELPTDKSPARHSGFVEGYMINAKSGNADKAAALIDFLVQPATQKALQISASTVKGAEPDPKALPLSAEWAQKYGGNPFYTIQDQAFPKKQADQYFSVQSDLLQGSVKPDGAAKKMQEIVSAWAKS, from the coding sequence ATGAGCAACTTCACCCGCCGGGGATTTCTCGGTCTCACGTCCGCCGCCGCACTCGGCGCCGGTCTGTCCGCCTGTACCGGCGGCGGTACGTCGACCGGCGGTGGAGCCACCCAGGCAGCGTCGAACAACCTGCGCCTGTTCACCTACGAGGGCGAGGCGCTGCTCGCCCTGCTGAAGGAACAGGTCAAGAAGTTCGACGCGCAGAACGGCACGACCACGACCGTGGACAGCCTGCCCGGGTCGGGTGCGGCGGTCTACCCGGACAAGCTGCGCACGGAACTGCTCGGTGGCAAGGGCCCGGATGTCTGGCGGATCTGGGGCGGTCAGATCGGCAGTCCGTTCGCGAAGGCCAAGCAGGCCCTCGACCTGTCGCCGTACTACTCCAAGTACGGGTGGGACTCGAAGATCAACACCACGGCCATCGGCGGGATGACCTTCGACGGCGTGAAGTCCGGCGTACCGTTCGTATCCCTCGGGATCGGTGCCTGGTACAACAAGTCGCTGTTCGCCAAGGCGGGCGTGAGCGCTCCGCCGAAGACGTACGCCGAGCTGGAGGCGCTCAACGACAAGCTCGTCGCGGTCGGCGTGACGCCGTGCGGTCTCGGCGGCAAGTACGGCTGGGACATCATGCGCCTGTTCGAGTACCTGCTCGAGCACACCGCCGGCCCGGAACTGCACGACAAGTTGCTGACCGGCGCCGAGAGCTGGGACCGGCCCGAGGTCGTCGAGGCGTTCACGCTGTTCAAGAAGTGGCAGGACAAGAAGTGGGTGCCGGAGGGCGCGCTCGGCCTCGACCCGGCCGATATCGAACCCGGGTACGTGCAGGGCAAGGTGGCGTACACGATCACCGGACCCTGGACCGAGGCGGCCGCGATCCTGGCCGCGAAGAAGAGCCCGTCCGGCTTCGGCACCTTCGAGCTGCCGACCGACAAGTCCCCGGCCCGCCACTCGGGCTTCGTCGAGGGCTACATGATCAACGCCAAGTCCGGAAACGCCGACAAGGCCGCGGCGCTGATCGACTTCCTCGTCCAGCCGGCGACCCAGAAGGCGCTGCAGATCAGCGCCTCGACGGTCAAGGGCGCCGAGCCCGACCCGAAGGCGCTGCCGCTGTCGGCGGAGTGGGCGCAGAAGTACGGCGGCAACCCGTTCTACACGATCCAGGACCAGGCGTTCCCGAAGAAGCAGGCCGACCAGTACTTCAGCGTGCAGAGCGACCTGCTGCAGGGCTCGGTCAAGCCGGACGGGGCGGCGAAGAAGATGCAGGAGATCGTCTCCGCCTGGGCGAAGAGCTGA
- a CDS encoding carbohydrate ABC transporter permease, which yields MATTTVALSKPQRGGRWSPWLFALPALIVYVGFLVYPALSSLWFSLTDWDGLSATYNFVGLDNYLKMPSDPVVVTAVKNNLIWTVVTIAVPTVIGLLLAIALNGKVHGKPILRLIFYTPAVLPLVSIASIWGWLYNPQYGAINSFLRLIGLDGLATAWLGQDSTALWAVMVPAIWLRTGFPMLLYLAALQSIPNELYEAATVDGASKWQQFWNVTMPSLRPAHYIVLALSLIDSFKVFDMIYAMTYGGPGTSTQVMGTWMYFNVFQYYQAGYGTAIAVVITLVAIAVGIPYVRSQTKEAS from the coding sequence ATGGCAACGACGACTGTCGCGCTCTCCAAACCGCAACGTGGCGGCCGCTGGTCCCCGTGGTTGTTCGCCCTGCCCGCGCTCATCGTGTACGTCGGGTTCCTGGTGTACCCGGCGTTGTCGTCACTGTGGTTCAGCCTGACCGACTGGGACGGCCTGAGCGCGACGTACAACTTCGTTGGCCTGGACAACTACCTCAAGATGCCCAGCGACCCGGTCGTCGTGACCGCGGTGAAGAACAACCTGATCTGGACCGTGGTCACGATCGCCGTACCGACCGTCATCGGTCTGCTGCTGGCGATCGCGCTGAACGGCAAGGTGCACGGCAAGCCGATCCTCCGGCTGATCTTCTACACGCCCGCCGTCCTGCCGCTGGTTTCCATCGCGAGCATCTGGGGCTGGCTCTACAACCCGCAGTACGGCGCGATCAACTCGTTCCTGCGGCTGATCGGGCTGGACGGACTGGCAACAGCCTGGCTGGGGCAGGACTCGACCGCCCTGTGGGCCGTGATGGTGCCGGCGATCTGGTTGCGGACCGGATTCCCGATGCTGCTCTACTTGGCCGCGCTGCAGAGCATCCCGAACGAGCTCTACGAGGCGGCGACCGTCGACGGTGCGTCGAAGTGGCAGCAGTTCTGGAACGTGACGATGCCGAGCCTGCGGCCCGCGCACTACATCGTGCTGGCGTTGTCCCTGATCGACTCGTTCAAGGTCTTCGACATGATCTATGCGATGACGTACGGCGGTCCGGGTACGTCGACGCAGGTGATGGGGACGTGGATGTACTTCAACGTCTTCCAGTACTACCAGGCCGGCTACGGCACCGCGATCGCCGTCGTGATCACGCTCGTCGCCATCGCGGTCGGCATCCCGTACGTCCGCTCGCAGACGAAGGAGGCGTCATGA
- a CDS encoding sugar phosphate isomerase/epimerase family protein: MTDMPVFGAGIWHFATYKDRYATDGYGDPVGLLEQIDRAGAVGDLSVVDLNWPFAGYDGTLDEVKAALQRNNLKAIAITPEIYTRDFVKGSLTNPDPAVRKQALELLHQATELAKDLGCSYVKLWPGQDGWDYPFQVNYHDIWNLALDGLKELVSAHPDINFVIEYKPREPRVKIIFPNVARTLLGIEKIGLPNLGILLDFGHSLYGQETPADAAQLAIDYGRLFAIDVNDNLRGWDDDMVVGSVHLVETFEFFHTLRKNNWEGVWQLDQFPFREDSVQAAKQAITFLKAIHHALDVLDEEALAAAQASHDALAAQKLVQKVLLSSMAELA, translated from the coding sequence ATGACTGACATGCCGGTCTTCGGCGCAGGGATCTGGCACTTCGCGACGTACAAGGACCGCTATGCCACCGACGGGTACGGCGATCCCGTCGGCCTGCTCGAACAGATCGACCGCGCCGGTGCGGTCGGCGACCTGTCCGTCGTCGACCTGAACTGGCCGTTCGCCGGGTACGACGGGACGCTCGACGAGGTGAAGGCCGCGCTGCAGCGGAACAACCTGAAGGCGATCGCGATCACGCCGGAGATCTACACCCGCGACTTCGTCAAGGGCTCGCTGACCAACCCGGACCCGGCCGTCCGCAAGCAGGCGCTGGAGCTGTTGCACCAGGCAACCGAACTCGCCAAGGACCTGGGCTGCTCGTACGTGAAGCTGTGGCCGGGGCAGGACGGCTGGGACTACCCGTTCCAGGTGAACTACCACGACATCTGGAACCTGGCGCTGGATGGCCTGAAGGAACTGGTGTCCGCACACCCGGACATCAACTTCGTGATCGAGTACAAGCCGCGCGAGCCGCGGGTGAAGATCATCTTCCCGAACGTCGCCCGGACGCTGCTCGGCATCGAGAAGATCGGCCTGCCCAACCTGGGCATCCTGCTCGACTTCGGCCACTCGCTGTACGGCCAGGAAACACCGGCCGACGCGGCGCAGCTGGCGATCGACTACGGCCGGCTGTTCGCGATCGATGTCAACGACAACCTGCGCGGCTGGGACGACGACATGGTGGTCGGCTCGGTGCACCTGGTGGAGACGTTCGAGTTCTTCCACACGCTGCGCAAGAACAACTGGGAGGGCGTCTGGCAGCTCGACCAGTTCCCGTTCCGCGAGGACAGCGTGCAGGCCGCGAAGCAGGCGATCACGTTCCTGAAGGCGATTCACCACGCGCTCGACGTACTGGATGAGGAAGCTCTCGCCGCTGCCCAGGCCTCGCACGACGCGCTTGCCGCGCAGAAGCTGGTCCAGAAGGTGCTGCTGAGTTCGATGGCGGAGCTGGCATGA